From one Microbacterium aurum genomic stretch:
- a CDS encoding MFS transporter, producing MSSSMFRSFSVFNYRVWFIGALVSNVGQWMQATALSWVVLTQLTDNDAGAMGITMALQFAPPLLLVGVTGWVADRFDRRRLLMLTQSLLLAIGAVIGVLILQGVMTLALMYLFTFVLGLVAAFDNPARQAFVSDLVARENASNAVALNAASFNSARMIGPAAAGVMIVAVGTGWVFLVNAATFLAMIVALLLIRTDELVPRVKAPGANRLADGFRYVRRRPDLMVTFAMVFLLGAFGMNFPIFASTMALEFGKDADGYGLLSSILAIGSLAGALLAARRDRARIRMVVVGTGLFAVAAAVSAVMPTYGLYAVTLMFTGFAVVTTMTTANGYVQTTTDPALRGRVLALYMAILMGGTPIGAPIVGWVAAEFGPRAAIWLGAGGAFVAFAIGFGWMLLSGRLHRHETRRFALTLDETRPVSVVAPVAPEEFSDEVAGTTPITLPGRARR from the coding sequence ATGAGCTCCTCGATGTTCCGCTCCTTCTCGGTCTTCAACTATCGCGTCTGGTTCATCGGCGCGCTCGTCTCCAACGTCGGGCAGTGGATGCAGGCCACGGCGCTCAGCTGGGTCGTGCTGACGCAGCTGACCGACAACGACGCCGGCGCCATGGGCATCACCATGGCGCTGCAGTTCGCGCCGCCACTGCTGCTCGTCGGCGTCACCGGATGGGTCGCCGACCGGTTCGACCGGCGTCGCCTGCTCATGCTGACGCAGTCGCTGCTGCTCGCGATCGGCGCCGTGATCGGCGTGCTGATCCTGCAGGGCGTCATGACCCTCGCCCTCATGTACCTGTTCACGTTCGTGCTGGGGCTGGTCGCGGCCTTCGACAACCCCGCCCGACAGGCGTTCGTCTCCGACCTCGTGGCGCGCGAGAACGCGTCGAACGCGGTGGCGCTGAACGCGGCATCCTTCAACAGCGCCCGCATGATCGGGCCCGCCGCCGCGGGCGTCATGATCGTCGCGGTCGGCACCGGCTGGGTGTTCCTCGTCAACGCGGCGACCTTCCTCGCGATGATCGTCGCGCTGCTGCTGATCCGCACCGACGAGCTCGTGCCGCGCGTGAAGGCGCCGGGCGCGAACCGCCTCGCGGACGGATTCCGCTACGTGCGGCGCCGCCCCGACCTCATGGTCACGTTCGCGATGGTGTTCCTGCTCGGCGCGTTCGGCATGAACTTCCCGATCTTCGCGTCGACGATGGCACTGGAGTTCGGAAAGGATGCCGACGGTTACGGCCTCCTCTCGTCGATCCTCGCGATCGGGTCGTTGGCGGGCGCGCTGCTCGCGGCGCGGCGCGACCGCGCCCGCATCCGCATGGTGGTCGTCGGGACCGGACTGTTCGCCGTCGCCGCCGCCGTGAGCGCCGTCATGCCGACGTACGGGCTGTATGCCGTGACGCTCATGTTCACGGGCTTCGCGGTCGTCACGACGATGACCACGGCGAACGGCTACGTGCAGACGACCACCGATCCGGCACTGCGGGGCCGGGTGCTCGCGCTGTATATGGCGATCCTCATGGGTGGAACCCCGATCGGCGCGCCCATCGTGGGTTGGGTCGCGGCCGAGTTCGGTCCGCGCGCGGCGATCTGGCTCGGTGCGGGCGGGGCGTTCGTCGCCTTCGCGATCGGATTCGGGTGGATGCTGTTGTCCGGCCGCCTGCACCGCCACGAGACCCGCCGCTTCGCCCTCACGCTCGACGAGACGCGGCCAGTCTCGGTGGTCGCCCCCGTCGCCCCCGAGGAGTTCAGCGACGAGGTCGCCGGCACCACGCCGATCACCCTCCCCGGCCGCGCCCGGCGCTGA
- a CDS encoding MarR family winged helix-turn-helix transcriptional regulator → MSTENADPAPPSDPSLATDASALRMATFRLARRLRLQRAVDTMSDGQFAVLAALSAHGAHTLGELADRERVSAPSMNRTVNCLEKSGYLTRTPDEADRRKVNIALTDEGRAVVAETVRRRDSWLEQALADLTPAQRELLHDAAELMREVASR, encoded by the coding sequence ATGAGCACCGAGAACGCCGACCCCGCGCCCCCATCCGACCCCTCCCTCGCCACCGACGCCTCCGCCCTGCGGATGGCGACGTTCCGCCTCGCGCGGCGCCTGCGCTTGCAGCGCGCCGTCGACACGATGAGCGACGGCCAGTTCGCGGTGCTGGCCGCCCTGTCGGCGCACGGCGCACACACCCTCGGGGAGCTCGCCGATCGTGAGCGGGTGTCGGCGCCATCGATGAACCGCACCGTCAACTGCCTCGAGAAGTCGGGCTACCTCACCCGCACCCCCGACGAAGCCGACCGGCGCAAGGTCAACATCGCCCTCACGGACGAGGGCCGCGCCGTCGTCGCCGAGACCGTGCGCCGCCGCGACTCCTGGCTCGAGCAGGCGCTCGCCGACCTCACTCCCGCGCAGCGCGAGCTGCTCCATGACGCTGCCGAGCTGATGCGGGAGGTGGCGAGCCGATGA
- a CDS encoding alpha/beta hydrolase produces the protein MTAPEARSFTDAHGIRIFYDVHPARVTPRGVVQLLHGVGEHAGRYGALIAQLTDAGFTVYADDHRGHGRTGMAQWNGDASRLGRLGPGGHRAAVAAVWQFTQLIRGENPDLPLVILGHSWGSFLTQILVNDHPDAYDAIVLSGSSLRWPGALNSGDLNKNWKAPGALGTEWLSSDLTVGQAFLDDPLTTTTTLPQLFGWRDVLRLIGKPRKDLGVDPPLLLMVGRDDPVGGPRSVHRLADAYRTRSGLTDVTTLVYPGARHEIFNETMAAEVFADLLAWLDARIPVRD, from the coding sequence ATGACCGCACCCGAAGCGCGCTCGTTCACCGATGCCCACGGCATCCGCATCTTCTATGACGTCCACCCCGCGCGGGTCACCCCGCGCGGGGTGGTGCAGCTGCTGCACGGCGTCGGCGAGCACGCGGGCCGCTACGGTGCGCTGATCGCGCAGCTGACGGATGCCGGGTTCACGGTGTACGCCGACGACCACCGCGGGCACGGGCGCACCGGCATGGCGCAGTGGAACGGCGACGCGTCGCGGCTCGGCCGGCTCGGCCCCGGCGGGCATCGCGCCGCCGTCGCCGCGGTCTGGCAGTTCACCCAGCTCATCCGCGGCGAGAACCCCGACCTGCCGCTGGTGATCCTCGGGCACTCGTGGGGATCGTTCCTCACCCAGATCCTCGTCAACGACCACCCCGACGCCTACGACGCCATCGTGCTGAGCGGCTCGTCGCTGCGGTGGCCGGGGGCGCTGAACTCCGGCGACCTCAACAAGAACTGGAAGGCGCCGGGGGCGCTCGGCACCGAGTGGCTCTCCAGCGACCTGACGGTGGGCCAGGCCTTCCTCGACGACCCGCTGACGACGACCACCACCCTGCCGCAGCTGTTCGGCTGGCGCGACGTGCTGCGCCTCATCGGCAAGCCGCGCAAGGACCTCGGTGTCGACCCGCCGCTGCTGCTCATGGTGGGCCGCGACGATCCCGTCGGCGGCCCCCGCAGCGTGCACCGGCTCGCCGACGCGTATCGCACCCGCTCCGGCCTGACCGACGTGACGACGCTCGTCTACCCCGGCGCTCGCCACGAGATCTTCAACGAGACGATGGCCGCGGAGGTCTTCGCCGACCTCCTCGCCTGGCTCGACGCCCGCATCCCGGTGCGGGACTGA
- a CDS encoding lipoate--protein ligase family protein: MHGEYKVPGGKLVVVDLEVREGRIADFHLAGDFFLEPDDALADIDAAVTGLPVETDVAGIAAAVRAALPEGAQLLGFTPESVGTAVRRALVTAAGWRDFEWEVVHEKAVSPRMNLALDEVLTTRVGDGRRRPTLRIWEWDESAVVIGSFQSYRNEVDPEGAARHGFDVVRRISGGGAMLMAAGSIVTYSLYVPASLVAGMTFADSYAFLDDWVLQALRSLGIDAVYQPLNDIASPSGKIGGAAQKRLAGGGVLHHATLSYDMDGQVITEVLRIGREKLSDKGTTSAAKRVDPLRSQTGLPREAIIERLIETFTTLYAAEPGHITDEEYAEAEALVASKFATDAWLHRVP, from the coding sequence ATGCACGGGGAGTACAAGGTTCCGGGCGGCAAGCTCGTCGTGGTCGATCTCGAGGTCCGGGAGGGACGCATCGCGGACTTCCACCTCGCCGGTGACTTCTTCCTCGAGCCCGACGACGCCCTCGCCGACATCGACGCCGCCGTGACCGGGCTGCCGGTCGAGACGGATGTCGCGGGCATCGCCGCGGCGGTGCGCGCGGCGCTGCCGGAAGGCGCGCAGCTCCTCGGGTTCACGCCCGAGTCGGTGGGCACGGCGGTGCGCCGCGCCCTCGTGACGGCCGCGGGGTGGCGCGACTTCGAGTGGGAGGTCGTGCACGAGAAGGCCGTCTCACCGCGCATGAACCTCGCCCTCGACGAGGTGCTCACCACCCGCGTCGGCGACGGGCGCCGCAGGCCTACGCTGCGCATCTGGGAGTGGGACGAATCCGCGGTCGTCATCGGATCGTTCCAGTCGTACCGCAACGAGGTCGACCCCGAGGGCGCCGCCCGGCACGGCTTCGATGTCGTGCGGCGGATCTCCGGCGGCGGCGCGATGCTCATGGCCGCCGGCTCGATCGTGACGTATTCGCTGTACGTGCCGGCATCCCTCGTCGCGGGGATGACGTTCGCCGACTCGTACGCCTTCCTCGACGACTGGGTGCTGCAGGCCCTCCGGTCGCTGGGGATCGACGCCGTGTACCAGCCGCTCAACGACATCGCCTCGCCGAGCGGCAAGATCGGCGGGGCCGCGCAGAAGCGGCTCGCGGGCGGCGGTGTGCTGCACCATGCGACCCTGTCGTACGACATGGACGGTCAGGTCATTACCGAGGTGCTGCGCATCGGGCGGGAGAAGCTCTCCGACAAGGGCACGACGTCGGCCGCCAAGCGGGTGGACCCGCTGCGCAGCCAGACGGGCCTGCCGCGGGAGGCCATCATCGAGCGGCTCATCGAGACCTTCACGACGCTGTACGCGGCCGAGCCGGGCCACATCACCGATGAGGAATACGCCGAGGCCGAGGCGCTCGTGGCGTCGAAGTTCGCGACCGACGCGTGGCTGCACCGGGTTCCGTGA
- a CDS encoding DNA-methyltransferase, whose amino-acid sequence MSAGGPGSVEIHHGDNLAVAATLPDASFTLIYLDPPFNTGRTQGRAVESAARTPRIPAAGAPERPDSAPAAPDPWSFGGPVVKTGFRGTSYARLRGDLRQYDDRFDDYWDFLEPRLREAWRLLADDGTLYLHLDYREAHYAKVLLDALFGRECFLNELIWAYDYGAKSRRRWPTKHDTILVYVKDPAGYWFDSEAVDREPYMAPGLVTPEKAARGKLPTDVWWHTIVPTSGREKTGYPTQKPEGILRRIVQASTRPGDRVLDLFAGSGTTGAVAAALGRDAVLVDDNPEAVAVMRRRMPEAVLR is encoded by the coding sequence GTGAGCGCCGGCGGGCCCGGCTCCGTCGAGATCCACCACGGCGACAACCTCGCCGTCGCGGCGACGCTGCCGGACGCCTCGTTCACCCTGATCTACCTCGATCCGCCGTTCAACACCGGGCGGACGCAGGGTCGTGCCGTCGAGTCGGCCGCGAGAACTCCACGGATTCCGGCCGCCGGCGCCCCGGAGAGGCCCGATTCGGCCCCGGCGGCGCCGGATCCGTGGAGTTTCGGCGGGCCGGTCGTCAAGACCGGGTTCCGGGGGACCAGCTACGCGCGGCTGCGGGGCGATCTGCGGCAGTACGACGATCGGTTCGACGACTATTGGGACTTCCTCGAGCCGCGGCTGCGCGAGGCCTGGCGGCTGCTCGCCGACGACGGCACGCTGTACCTGCACCTCGACTACCGCGAAGCCCACTACGCGAAGGTGCTACTGGATGCACTGTTCGGGCGCGAGTGCTTCCTCAACGAGCTCATCTGGGCCTACGACTACGGGGCCAAGAGCAGGCGGCGCTGGCCGACCAAGCACGACACGATCCTCGTGTACGTGAAGGATCCGGCCGGGTACTGGTTCGACTCCGAGGCCGTGGACCGCGAGCCGTACATGGCGCCCGGGCTGGTGACGCCCGAGAAGGCGGCGCGCGGCAAGCTGCCGACGGACGTCTGGTGGCACACGATCGTCCCGACGAGCGGGCGCGAGAAGACGGGGTATCCGACGCAGAAGCCGGAGGGGATCCTGCGGCGCATCGTGCAGGCCTCGACCCGGCCCGGCGACCGCGTGCTCGACCTCTTCGCCGGCAGTGGCACCACGGGCGCGGTCGCCGCCGCGCTCGGCCGCGACGCCGTGCTCGTCGACGACAACCCCGAGGCGGTCGCCGTCATGCGCCGACGGATGCCGGAGGCCGTGCTGCGGTGA
- a CDS encoding NADPH-dependent F420 reductase produces the protein MTSITIFGTGNMGQAIAGVLARGGADIQHVGSLDTDARIAGDIVVLAVPYPALAAIADSYGDQLAGKTVVDITNPLDFSTFDALVVPVGSSAAAGLQERLPEAKVLKAFNTNFAATLASGTVGGQPTTVLVAGDDAGAKTALIDAVQAGGLAAVDAGALSRAHELEALGFLQLTLAASEKIGWTGGFTLAK, from the coding sequence ATGACCTCCATTACCATCTTCGGCACCGGCAACATGGGTCAGGCCATCGCCGGCGTCCTCGCGCGCGGCGGCGCCGACATCCAGCACGTCGGCAGCTTGGACACCGACGCCCGGATCGCCGGCGACATCGTCGTGCTCGCCGTCCCCTACCCCGCGCTCGCCGCGATCGCCGACTCCTACGGCGACCAGCTCGCCGGCAAGACCGTCGTCGACATCACCAACCCCCTCGACTTCTCGACCTTCGACGCGCTCGTCGTGCCCGTGGGCAGCTCCGCCGCCGCGGGCCTGCAGGAGCGCCTGCCCGAGGCGAAGGTGCTCAAGGCGTTCAACACCAACTTCGCCGCGACGCTCGCGTCGGGCACGGTCGGCGGTCAGCCGACGACGGTGCTCGTCGCCGGTGACGACGCGGGCGCCAAGACCGCGCTCATCGACGCGGTGCAGGCCGGCGGCCTGGCCGCCGTCGACGCCGGCGCGCTCTCGCGCGCACACGAGCTGGAGGCCCTGGGCTTCCTGCAGCTGACCCTCGCCGCGTCCGAGAAGATCGGCTGGACGGGCGGGTTCACCCTCGCGAAGTGA
- a CDS encoding MarR family winged helix-turn-helix transcriptional regulator — translation MTSSRFYTPDELDTWIPLAALLELLPRELDAQLLRDVDLTHFDYFALSMLANAVGHRLQMKELASMTNATMPRLSHVVSRLERRGLVARERNNADGRGVDAVITPEGRRALLQATPGHVAQVRSLVLDALDAGQRAQLREITAAVLARLDPDGRMAASRPRPRVADA, via the coding sequence ATGACGTCGTCTCGCTTCTACACCCCCGATGAGCTGGACACGTGGATCCCCCTCGCCGCGCTCCTGGAGCTGCTGCCGCGGGAACTCGACGCCCAGCTGCTGCGCGACGTCGACCTCACTCACTTCGACTACTTCGCGCTCTCCATGCTCGCCAACGCCGTCGGTCATCGGCTGCAGATGAAAGAGCTCGCCTCGATGACGAACGCCACCATGCCGCGCCTCTCCCACGTCGTCAGTCGCCTCGAGCGGCGCGGTCTCGTCGCACGCGAGCGCAACAACGCCGACGGCCGCGGCGTCGATGCCGTCATCACACCGGAAGGCCGCCGAGCGCTGCTGCAGGCCACGCCGGGGCACGTCGCGCAGGTGCGGAGCCTGGTCCTCGACGCGTTGGATGCCGGGCAGCGCGCGCAGCTGCGCGAGATCACCGCCGCGGTGCTCGCGCGACTCGATCCCGACGGGCGGATGGCCGCCAGCCGTCCGCGCCCGCGCGTCGCCGACGCCTGA
- a CDS encoding glycoside hydrolase family 3 C-terminal domain-containing protein: MPSSNGRTDAQLVTAVRDGSLAESTLDVAAGRVIDLVRKVQADAGAITGPLDVDAHHALAREAAGRSIVLLQNAPVAGGGALLPLRRDARLAVIGAFAEKPRYQGAGSTMINPTRLDTALDAIRDAATDDVTYAPGFSLAVGVEEAETAALREAAVAAASGADIAVLFLGLPARLESEGFDREDIDLPADQLAVLDAVLAVTENVVVVLSNGGVVALPFAERVPAIVEAWLLGQAGGSATADVLFGDVTPSGKLAETIPLRLSDTPAYLDFPGEFGHVRYGEGLFVGYRWYDARGLEVAFPFGHGLSYTTFAYADAAASVTADRDIEVRVTVTNTGGVAGREVVQVYTGLADSRVQRPERELKAFASVALAPGEAREVVLTVRREDLAYWDIRVGRWVVEGGEYAVEVAASSRDIRATVSVPVDGDAVTVPLSAESSLGEVMAHPIAGPVVQAAIAQMMQGMEGVESIMPEGVDMTKMMDSFPLGRVSMMAGDAASPEMIEGLIAMANAGSAPASGA, translated from the coding sequence ATGCCGTCCTCGAACGGACGCACCGATGCGCAGCTGGTCACCGCCGTCCGCGACGGCTCTCTCGCCGAGTCGACGCTCGACGTCGCGGCCGGTCGCGTCATCGACCTGGTGCGGAAAGTGCAGGCGGATGCCGGGGCCATCACCGGCCCGCTCGACGTCGACGCCCACCACGCGCTCGCGCGGGAGGCGGCGGGCCGGTCGATCGTGTTGCTGCAGAACGCGCCCGTCGCCGGCGGCGGCGCCCTGCTGCCGCTGCGGCGCGACGCGCGCCTCGCCGTCATCGGCGCGTTCGCCGAGAAGCCGCGCTACCAGGGCGCGGGCTCGACGATGATCAACCCGACGCGCCTGGACACCGCGCTCGACGCAATCCGCGACGCCGCGACGGATGATGTGACCTACGCGCCCGGGTTCAGCCTCGCTGTCGGCGTCGAGGAGGCCGAGACGGCGGCGCTGCGCGAGGCGGCGGTGGCCGCGGCATCCGGAGCCGACATCGCCGTCCTCTTCCTCGGGCTGCCCGCGCGGCTGGAGTCGGAGGGCTTCGACCGTGAGGACATCGACCTGCCGGCCGACCAGCTCGCGGTGCTCGACGCCGTGCTCGCCGTCACCGAGAACGTCGTCGTGGTGCTCTCCAACGGCGGCGTCGTGGCGCTTCCGTTCGCCGAGCGGGTGCCCGCGATCGTCGAGGCGTGGCTGCTGGGGCAGGCCGGGGGATCGGCGACCGCCGACGTGCTGTTCGGCGACGTCACCCCGTCGGGAAAGCTCGCCGAGACCATCCCGCTGCGCCTGTCCGACACCCCCGCCTACCTCGACTTCCCGGGCGAGTTCGGGCACGTCCGCTACGGCGAGGGCCTGTTCGTCGGGTACCGCTGGTACGACGCCCGCGGCCTCGAGGTCGCGTTCCCGTTCGGACACGGCCTGTCGTACACGACGTTCGCGTATGCGGATGCCGCGGCATCCGTCACCGCCGATCGCGACATCGAGGTGCGGGTCACGGTGACCAACACGGGTGGTGTGGCCGGCCGCGAGGTCGTGCAGGTCTACACCGGCCTGGCGGACTCTCGCGTGCAGCGGCCCGAGCGCGAGCTCAAGGCGTTCGCGTCGGTCGCGCTGGCGCCGGGTGAGGCGCGCGAGGTCGTGCTCACCGTGCGGCGCGAGGACCTCGCGTACTGGGACATCCGCGTCGGCCGCTGGGTCGTGGAGGGCGGCGAGTACGCCGTGGAGGTCGCGGCCTCGAGCCGGGACATCCGCGCGACGGTGTCGGTGCCGGTCGACGGCGACGCGGTCACGGTGCCGCTGTCGGCGGAGTCCTCGCTCGGCGAGGTCATGGCACACCCGATCGCCGGTCCCGTCGTGCAGGCCGCCATCGCCCAGATGATGCAGGGCATGGAGGGCGTGGAGTCGATTATGCCCGAGGGTGTGGACATGACGAAGATGATGGACTCGTTCCCCCTCGGCCGGGTGTCGATGATGGCGGGAGACGCGGCGAGCCCGGAGATGATCGAGGGCCTCATCGCGATGGCCAATGCCGGGAGCGCGCCCGCGTCCGGCGCCTGA
- a CDS encoding alpha/beta fold hydrolase: MAYLTVATENSTDVELFYTDHGPADGQPVVLIHGFPLNGESWDLQSRALLTAGYRVIAYDRRGFGASSKTASGSDYDTFAADLHALIEDLDLHDAVLVGFSMGTGEIARYLSRYGAGRIARAAFLGSLEPYLLITDDNPDGAGDQAFFDGTAEAVATDRHAFLTGFFHDFYNLDDTLGERISQEALDASVQVANQAGNAAVAAAPLTWPTDFREDIPAITVPALILHGTADNILPIDKTARRFRELLPEATYVEIEGAPHGLLRTHGAEVNEALLAFLRS; the protein is encoded by the coding sequence ATGGCATACCTCACTGTCGCGACCGAGAACTCGACCGACGTCGAGCTGTTCTACACCGATCACGGCCCGGCCGACGGCCAGCCGGTCGTCCTGATCCACGGATTCCCGCTCAACGGCGAGTCCTGGGATCTGCAGAGCCGCGCGCTGCTGACGGCCGGGTACCGCGTCATCGCCTACGACCGGCGCGGGTTCGGCGCCTCGTCGAAAACCGCGAGCGGCTCGGACTACGACACGTTCGCCGCGGACCTGCACGCGCTGATCGAGGACCTCGACCTGCACGACGCGGTTCTCGTCGGATTCTCGATGGGCACCGGCGAGATCGCCCGGTATCTGTCGCGCTACGGCGCGGGGCGCATCGCGAGGGCCGCGTTCCTCGGGTCGCTCGAGCCGTATCTGCTCATCACCGACGACAACCCCGACGGCGCGGGCGACCAGGCGTTCTTCGACGGCACCGCCGAGGCGGTCGCGACCGACCGGCACGCGTTCCTCACCGGCTTCTTCCACGACTTCTACAACCTCGACGACACCCTCGGCGAGCGCATCTCGCAGGAGGCCCTCGACGCGAGCGTGCAAGTGGCAAACCAGGCCGGCAACGCCGCGGTCGCCGCGGCACCGCTGACGTGGCCGACGGATTTCCGGGAGGACATCCCGGCGATCACGGTCCCCGCGCTGATCTTGCACGGCACCGCCGACAACATCCTGCCGATCGACAAGACCGCCCGCCGGTTCCGCGAGCTTCTGCCGGAGGCGACCTACGTCGAGATCGAGGGAGCCCCGCACGGCCTGCTGCGCACGCACGGCGCCGAGGTCAACGAGGCGCTGCTCGCGTTCCTGCGCTCCTGA
- the galK gene encoding galactokinase translates to MTERIEGTWSAPGRVNLIGEHTDYNDGFVFPFAIEYRTTVRLASRDDARIRVSSSFSADAVEVPLAELAGLFPDRRDEVVEWARYPLGVAWALLEATGTDAASVTGVDLAFSSDVPVGAGLSSSAAIESATASALNDVWQLGLDRVALARAGRRAENEAVGAPTGIMDQMASMLGQPDAGTFLDCRSLLAEVVDLGFARAGLELVVIDTKVTHAHSTGGYGERRAACERGAEIMGVTALRDVSVADLPRAQELMDDVTFRRVRHVVTEDQRVLDTVQTLREDGPRAIGGLLDASHTSMRDDFEISVPELDLAVETARAAGAIGARMTGGGFGGAAIALVDRERVPAVTAAVESAFAAAGFTAPHIFTVRPSEGARRDA, encoded by the coding sequence GTGACCGAGCGCATCGAGGGCACCTGGTCAGCGCCGGGTCGCGTCAACCTCATCGGCGAGCACACCGACTACAACGACGGGTTCGTGTTCCCCTTCGCGATCGAGTACCGCACCACGGTGCGGCTCGCGTCGCGCGACGACGCCCGCATCCGCGTCTCGTCCTCGTTCTCGGCGGATGCCGTCGAGGTCCCGCTCGCCGAGCTTGCCGGCCTCTTCCCCGACCGCCGCGACGAGGTGGTCGAGTGGGCGCGGTACCCGCTCGGGGTCGCGTGGGCGCTGCTCGAGGCGACCGGCACGGACGCGGCATCCGTCACCGGCGTCGACCTCGCGTTCTCCTCCGACGTGCCGGTGGGCGCGGGGCTGTCGTCGTCGGCGGCGATCGAAAGCGCCACGGCATCCGCTCTGAACGACGTGTGGCAGCTGGGGCTCGACCGGGTCGCGCTCGCCCGCGCGGGGCGCCGGGCCGAGAACGAGGCCGTCGGCGCGCCGACGGGGATCATGGACCAGATGGCGTCGATGCTCGGTCAGCCGGATGCCGGCACGTTCCTCGACTGCCGGTCGCTGCTGGCCGAGGTCGTCGATCTGGGCTTCGCGCGCGCGGGGCTCGAGCTCGTGGTGATCGACACGAAGGTGACGCACGCGCACTCCACCGGCGGCTACGGCGAGCGCCGGGCGGCGTGCGAGCGCGGCGCGGAGATCATGGGCGTCACCGCTCTGCGCGACGTGTCGGTGGCCGACCTGCCGCGCGCGCAGGAGCTCATGGACGACGTGACCTTCCGCCGCGTGCGGCACGTCGTGACGGAGGATCAGCGCGTGCTCGACACGGTGCAGACGCTCCGCGAGGACGGGCCGCGCGCGATCGGCGGGCTGCTGGACGCCTCGCACACCTCGATGCGCGACGACTTCGAGATCTCGGTGCCCGAGCTCGACCTCGCCGTCGAGACGGCGCGCGCGGCGGGGGCGATCGGCGCACGGATGACCGGTGGCGGGTTCGGCGGCGCCGCGATCGCGCTCGTCGACCGCGAACGCGTGCCGGCCGTGACGGCCGCGGTCGAGAGCGCGTTCGCCGCGGCCGGGTTCACGGCGCCGCACATCTTCACGGTGCGCCCCTCCGAGGGCGCCCGCCGCGACGCCTGA
- the galT gene encoding galactose-1-phosphate uridylyltransferase: MKTAAMHTQPLGAGVLKRSTRLADGRELIYFDDPDTTLGRDRAVDARTLDPRPATATMRQDVLTGDWVSVAAARQNRAFLPPAELDPLAPQTPTNPSEIPSQYDVAVFENRSPSFGPALAEAFGDAPAASDPPRGLDDLAHLGLGRTRTSVGRCEVVCFSPERAGSFGTQSVTRARTVIEAWADRTAALSALPGVAQVFPFENRGEAIGVTLHHPHGQIYSYPYITPRTTRLLDSIDRTSPDLFQRILEFEQAGPRVLLRGEHWTAFVPFAARWPIEVHLLPHRHVPDFAGLSEAERDELAPLYLRLLRGVDALYDTPTPYIAAWHQAPVAVGRDTVRLNLQLTSPRRAADKLKYLAGSEAAMGAWIGDVPPETAADRLRAAVEGVQL, translated from the coding sequence ATGAAGACCGCGGCGATGCACACCCAGCCTCTCGGCGCCGGCGTCCTCAAGCGCAGTACGCGCCTGGCCGACGGTCGCGAGCTGATCTACTTCGATGACCCGGACACGACGCTCGGCCGCGATCGCGCCGTCGACGCCCGGACGCTCGACCCGCGGCCGGCCACCGCGACGATGCGCCAGGACGTCCTCACCGGCGACTGGGTCTCGGTCGCCGCGGCCCGCCAGAACCGCGCATTCCTCCCGCCCGCCGAGCTCGACCCGCTGGCACCGCAGACGCCGACGAACCCCTCCGAGATCCCCTCCCAGTACGACGTGGCCGTCTTCGAGAACCGCTCGCCGTCGTTCGGTCCCGCCCTCGCCGAGGCGTTCGGCGACGCCCCCGCGGCATCCGACCCGCCGCGCGGTCTCGACGACCTCGCGCACCTCGGCCTCGGCCGCACCCGCACGAGCGTCGGCCGCTGCGAAGTGGTCTGCTTCTCCCCCGAGCGCGCCGGATCCTTCGGCACCCAGTCGGTGACCCGCGCACGCACCGTCATCGAGGCGTGGGCCGACCGCACCGCCGCGCTGTCGGCGCTTCCCGGCGTCGCGCAGGTCTTCCCGTTCGAGAACCGCGGCGAGGCGATCGGCGTCACGCTGCACCACCCGCACGGGCAGATCTACTCCTACCCGTACATCACGCCGCGCACGACCAGGTTGCTCGACTCGATCGATCGCACCTCTCCCGACCTGTTCCAGCGCATCCTCGAGTTCGAGCAGGCCGGCCCCCGCGTGCTGCTGCGCGGCGAGCACTGGACCGCGTTCGTGCCCTTCGCCGCCCGCTGGCCGATCGAGGTCCACCTCCTCCCGCACCGCCACGTGCCCGACTTCGCGGGCCTCAGCGAGGCCGAGCGCGACGAGCTGGCCCCGCTGTATCTGCGGTTGCTGCGCGGCGTCGACGCCCTCTACGACACGCCCACGCCCTACATCGCGGCGTGGCATCAGGCGCCCGTGGCCGTCGGGCGCGACACCGTGCGGCTGAACCTGCAGCTGACGAGCCCGCGCCGGGCGGCCGACAAGCTGAAGTACCTCGCCGGGTCCGAGGCGGCGATGGGCGCCTGGATCGGCGACGTGCCACCCGAGACCGCCGCCGACCGGCTCCGCGCAGCCGTGGAAGGAGTCCAGCTGTGA